A part of Drosophila ananassae strain 14024-0371.13 chromosome 2R, ASM1763931v2, whole genome shotgun sequence genomic DNA contains:
- the LOC6493466 gene encoding dual specificity protein kinase splA isoform X15, which yields MSAPAVEVNGNGPSAEFLQRQHMVQAGVAPFPGAPAGYAAAPGPAAAAAAAAAAAQQQHQAQHQQQQQQQQQQQQQVGGAPSAADSLSLAVAAAAAKQASEPVTQLKSAGDGAGASNSNNNNTAVAQSVAVAGTGAPGSGGGVNTVNSSSGGGVATPAVVVATSVSDVVNASLYMQQKKTNLSTQTQTQYNGSSVSAPRVPGPSAPPPPAAPSCTLLPVVTQPSLTNGHTMEQVQQPEQHHHQQLQHHHHHHHHLQLQSTLPPQNVPGISTVLIANEAADSQQSSTLPSAGGTGAGGGTGGGGGGGGGTPNSPLSSSPSSATNPQATATVGGGLTLNGSITEGNVSGSVSPVASGEPLLQTPPTLQQQQPMPQPLLCSSPPSVQSAATSVTGSSIAAGALAATSSSGVGLLPTTGLDTIANGNAGTLVPASTSQVIAHLNAAAAAVQSPPPSAVPSLNNALVPVVASAASLDAKSQPKRLHVSNIPFRFRDPDLRAMFGQFGTILDVEIIFNERGSKSAYNGQKPPLPPPCVEWPSSADTWAWSAPPPTITPIIRTTIRRCWHRPQQPPNSSSNARWPPPPWPQQPLNNKPWPPSRCSSSRSPPPTSSNINSSSSNNSSSNNNNSNSSNNNTSSNSSSTNNNSTPP from the exons CACATGGTGCAGGCGGGCGTAGCGCCTTTTCCGGGCGCTCCGGCCGGCTATGCCGCCGCTCCAGGtccggcagcagcagctgcagcagcggcggccgccgcccagcagcagcaccaggcgcagcatcagcagcagcagcagcaacaacagcagcagcagcagcaggtggGCGGTGCGCCCTCCGCCGCTGACAGTCTGTCgctggcggtggcggcggcggctgccAAACAGGCGTCTGAGCCAGTGACCCAATTGAAGTCGGCCGGCGATGGTGCAGGcgccagcaacagcaacaataacaacacaGCCGTGGCACAgtcagtggcagtggcaggaaCAGGAGCGCCAGGATCGGGCGGAGGAGTGAACACAGTTAATTCGAGTTCAGGGGGCGGCGTGGCAACgccggcggtggtggtggccaCTAGTGTGTCCGATGTTGTCAATGCCTCGTTGTACATGCAACAGAAGAAG ACAAATCTGTcaacacagacacagacacagtaCAATGGAAGCAGCGTTTCAGCGCCAAGAGTCCCAGGTCCCagtgctcctcctcctcctgcagctCCTTCCTGCACTCTGCTCCCAGTGGTCACGCAGCCGTCTCTGACAAATGGACATACCATGGAGCAAGTGCAGCAACCAGaacagcaccaccaccagcagctgcaacaccaccaccaccatcaccatcaCCTCCAGCTGCAATCAACGCTGCCCCCACAAAATGTGCCCGGCATT TCCACAGTATTGATCGCCAATGAGGCAGCAGATTCACAACAGAGCTCCACCCTGCCCAGCGCAGGCGGCACTGGCGCCGGTGGCGGAACTGGCGGGggcggcggcggaggcggTGGCACGCCCAATTCGCCGCTCAGCAGCTCCCCGTCCAGCGCAACAAATCCGCAGGCCACGGCGACAGTTGGCGGCGGCTTGACCCTCAATGGCAGCATCACCGAGGGCAACGTATCCGGCAGTGTATCGCCGGTGGCCAGCGGTGAACCGCTCCTCCAGACACCGCCCAccctccagcagcagcagccgatGCCGCAGCCGCTCCTGTGCAGCAGTCCCCCATCTGTTCAGTCGGCGGCCACCTCGGTGACGGGCAGCTCGATAGCTGCCGGCGCTTTGGCCgccaccagcagcagcggtGTTGGCCTCCTGCCCACCACCGGACTGGACACCATCGCTAATGGCAATGCCGGCACCTTGGTACCGGCCAGCACCTCACAGGTGATCGCCCACCTGAACgcagcggcggcagcggtCCAGTCGCCGCCACCCAGCGCGGTCCCTAGTCTCAACAATGCTCTAGTCCCGGTCGTCGCCTCGGCCGCCTCTCTCGATGCCAAGAGCCAGCCGAAGAGGCTGCACGTCTCCAACATACCGTTCCGCTTCCGGGACCCGGATCTGCGGGCCATGTTCGGG CAATTTGGAACTATTCTGGATGTGGAAATCATCTTCAACGAGCGCGGCAGCAAG TCTGCGTACAATGGCCAGAAG CCGCCGTTGCCGCCGCCATGCGTGGAGTGGCCATCCAGCGCGGACACGTGGGCGTGGTCGGCGCCGCCCCCTACCATCACCCCCATCATCCGCACCACCATTCGGCGCTGCTGGCATCGGCCGCAGCAGCCgcccaacagcagcagcaacgccAGGTGGCCGCCGCCGCCGTGGCCGCAGCAGCCGCTCAACAACAAGCCGTGGCCGCCCAGcaggtgcagcagcagcaggtcgCCACCgcccaccagcagcaacatcaacagcagcagcagcaacaacagcagcagcaacaacaacaacagcaacagcagcaacaacaacaccagcagcaacagcagcagcaccaacaacaacagcacgCCGCCGTAG
- the LOC6493466 gene encoding neurogenic protein mastermind isoform X18, producing MSAPAVEVNGNGPSAEFLQRQHMVQAGVAPFPGAPAGYAAAPGPAAAAAAAAAAAQQQHQAQHQQQQQQQQQQQQQVGGAPSAADSLSLAVAAAAAKQASEPVTQLKSAGDGAGASNSNNNNTAVAQSVAVAGTGAPGSGGGVNTVNSSSGGGVATPAVVVATSVSDVVNASLYMQQKKTNLSTQTQTQYNGSSVSAPRVPGPSAPPPPAAPSCTLLPVVTQPSLTNGHTMEQVQQPEQHHHQQLQHHHHHHHHLQLQSTLPPQNVPGISTVLIANEAADSQQSSTLPSAGGTGAGGGTGGGGGGGGGTPNSPLSSSPSSATNPQATATVGGGLTLNGSITEGNVSGSVSPVASGEPLLQTPPTLQQQQPMPQPLLCSSPPSVQSAATSVTGSSIAAGALAATSSSGVGLLPTTGLDTIANGNAGTLVPASTSQVIAHLNAAAAAVQSPPPSAVPSLNNALVPVVASAASLDAKSQPKRLHVSNIPFRFRDPDLRAMFGQFGTILDVEIIFNERGSKSAYNGQKVIACRWPPPGPSWAPPLAPEPPPSRR from the exons CACATGGTGCAGGCGGGCGTAGCGCCTTTTCCGGGCGCTCCGGCCGGCTATGCCGCCGCTCCAGGtccggcagcagcagctgcagcagcggcggccgccgcccagcagcagcaccaggcgcagcatcagcagcagcagcagcaacaacagcagcagcagcagcaggtggGCGGTGCGCCCTCCGCCGCTGACAGTCTGTCgctggcggtggcggcggcggctgccAAACAGGCGTCTGAGCCAGTGACCCAATTGAAGTCGGCCGGCGATGGTGCAGGcgccagcaacagcaacaataacaacacaGCCGTGGCACAgtcagtggcagtggcaggaaCAGGAGCGCCAGGATCGGGCGGAGGAGTGAACACAGTTAATTCGAGTTCAGGGGGCGGCGTGGCAACgccggcggtggtggtggccaCTAGTGTGTCCGATGTTGTCAATGCCTCGTTGTACATGCAACAGAAGAAG ACAAATCTGTcaacacagacacagacacagtaCAATGGAAGCAGCGTTTCAGCGCCAAGAGTCCCAGGTCCCagtgctcctcctcctcctgcagctCCTTCCTGCACTCTGCTCCCAGTGGTCACGCAGCCGTCTCTGACAAATGGACATACCATGGAGCAAGTGCAGCAACCAGaacagcaccaccaccagcagctgcaacaccaccaccaccatcaccatcaCCTCCAGCTGCAATCAACGCTGCCCCCACAAAATGTGCCCGGCATT TCCACAGTATTGATCGCCAATGAGGCAGCAGATTCACAACAGAGCTCCACCCTGCCCAGCGCAGGCGGCACTGGCGCCGGTGGCGGAACTGGCGGGggcggcggcggaggcggTGGCACGCCCAATTCGCCGCTCAGCAGCTCCCCGTCCAGCGCAACAAATCCGCAGGCCACGGCGACAGTTGGCGGCGGCTTGACCCTCAATGGCAGCATCACCGAGGGCAACGTATCCGGCAGTGTATCGCCGGTGGCCAGCGGTGAACCGCTCCTCCAGACACCGCCCAccctccagcagcagcagccgatGCCGCAGCCGCTCCTGTGCAGCAGTCCCCCATCTGTTCAGTCGGCGGCCACCTCGGTGACGGGCAGCTCGATAGCTGCCGGCGCTTTGGCCgccaccagcagcagcggtGTTGGCCTCCTGCCCACCACCGGACTGGACACCATCGCTAATGGCAATGCCGGCACCTTGGTACCGGCCAGCACCTCACAGGTGATCGCCCACCTGAACgcagcggcggcagcggtCCAGTCGCCGCCACCCAGCGCGGTCCCTAGTCTCAACAATGCTCTAGTCCCGGTCGTCGCCTCGGCCGCCTCTCTCGATGCCAAGAGCCAGCCGAAGAGGCTGCACGTCTCCAACATACCGTTCCGCTTCCGGGACCCGGATCTGCGGGCCATGTTCGGG CAATTTGGAACTATTCTGGATGTGGAAATCATCTTCAACGAGCGCGGCAGCAAG TCTGCGTACAATGGCCAGAAG GTTATCGCCTGCCGGTGGCCGCCGCCTGGCCCTTCCTGGGCGCCCCCGTTGGCGCCGGAGCCCCCACCCTCACGCCGCTGA